From the Selenomonas timonae genome, one window contains:
- a CDS encoding PhzF family phenazine biosynthesis protein produces MLKQYIVDAFTDRIFHGNPAAVCVLEQWLPDDLMIQIAAENNLSETAFTVKEGARNRLRWFTPSTEIDLCGHATLATAYVLLNYYEQNVPQIVFDTLSGDLTVQRHSDLYEMNFPAYELHEVPVTNEMEEALGIRPMEAWMGRDLLCVLPSEDDVQAFVPDAEKALHLPGLILHTTAQGKDADYVLRSYAPKLGIAEDPVCGSGNCHTAPFWAKRLDKEGLTAYQCSARGGTLYCSVQGDRVRIAGKAALYAIAELQIAIHGLSFGEAYASRRY; encoded by the coding sequence ATGTTGAAGCAATACATTGTGGATGCCTTTACCGACAGAATTTTTCACGGAAATCCTGCCGCAGTCTGTGTCTTGGAGCAATGGCTGCCCGATGACCTGATGATCCAAATCGCGGCAGAGAATAATCTCTCTGAAACGGCATTCACCGTAAAAGAGGGTGCACGCAATCGTCTGCGCTGGTTTACGCCAAGTACGGAGATCGATCTCTGCGGGCATGCAACACTTGCGACGGCATATGTCCTGCTGAATTACTATGAGCAGAATGTGCCGCAGATTGTATTCGATACCCTGAGCGGCGATCTGACGGTGCAGAGGCACAGCGATCTGTACGAAATGAATTTTCCTGCATACGAATTACATGAAGTCCCGGTGACGAACGAAATGGAGGAGGCACTTGGAATCCGTCCTATGGAGGCATGGATGGGGCGCGATCTGCTCTGCGTTCTCCCCTCCGAGGATGATGTTCAGGCCTTCGTTCCCGACGCCGAAAAGGCACTCCATCTGCCAGGGCTGATCCTGCATACAACGGCACAAGGCAAGGATGCAGACTACGTTCTGCGCAGCTATGCCCCAAAGCTCGGCATCGCCGAAGATCCCGTATGCGGATCCGGCAACTGTCATACGGCGCCCTTCTGGGCGAAGAGACTCGACAAAGAAGGGCTGACGGCATATCAATGCTCGGCGCGCGGCGGCACGCTATACTGCAGCGTGCAGGGCGACCGCGTGCGCATCGCAGGCAAGGCGGCGCTCTATGCGATCGCTGAGCTGCAGATTGCAATACACGGCCTGTCCTTTGGAGAAGCATATGCGAGCCGACGGTACTGA
- a CDS encoding nitrate reductase: MTFEKNNALTALSSAFVLVSVAVLMIVLTASLLTRAGMPFAAAYTVSILAAVVGTCAASYGGRTLIALPSPAIIAWLVYEEIIAKGLAWQELLGIAAVVAIIGAVLTRTKYAAALMRAVPPIIRTGLVIGLGLVMLVTAALYARILLPSPWALTMGGTLSDPLTYFTLTGILLVLVLSARGVRAPLPIGMLLIGVLTWAEGFWEIPAAPFYAPELSSAFALTLPQEEPFAAITLGMTLLLALMIEAMAVLTVRTHEESTQPLTRLFAVNGAASFIGAFPLTIAPISLAVSEVDEGHCRVGMPMTALFSALLLLVLLPCAPLMQALADFPAVPAIALAATGLLLLARGVQMLPSTEDVGLSEGAVIAVFLLASYDIATGLTLALILWTLLTAASSQKIARGTWGLTAFFAVFALLKWIL; the protein is encoded by the coding sequence ATGACATTTGAAAAAAACAATGCGCTCACAGCACTCTCTTCTGCATTCGTACTCGTCTCTGTCGCCGTGCTGATGATCGTTCTGACGGCATCGCTGCTCACGCGCGCGGGTATGCCGTTCGCAGCGGCATATACGGTCAGCATCCTTGCCGCAGTCGTCGGAACATGCGCAGCCTCATACGGCGGACGGACGCTGATCGCACTCCCCTCACCCGCCATCATAGCATGGCTCGTCTATGAGGAGATCATTGCGAAGGGGCTTGCATGGCAGGAGCTGCTCGGCATTGCCGCAGTCGTTGCCATTATCGGCGCAGTGCTCACACGCACGAAGTACGCTGCGGCACTTATGCGCGCCGTGCCCCCGATCATCCGCACGGGTCTTGTCATAGGACTTGGACTCGTAATGCTCGTGACGGCGGCGCTCTATGCACGCATCCTTCTGCCGTCGCCGTGGGCGCTCACGATGGGCGGCACACTCAGCGATCCGCTCACCTACTTTACGCTGACGGGCATTCTGCTCGTCCTCGTACTCTCTGCACGCGGCGTGCGAGCGCCACTGCCAATCGGCATGCTGCTGATTGGCGTACTCACATGGGCAGAGGGCTTCTGGGAGATTCCTGCCGCGCCGTTTTATGCGCCCGAACTCTCTTCCGCATTTGCGCTGACCCTCCCGCAGGAGGAGCCATTTGCGGCAATCACGCTCGGCATGACACTGCTGCTCGCGCTCATGATCGAGGCGATGGCAGTGCTGACGGTGCGAACGCATGAGGAAAGTACACAGCCGCTCACACGGCTCTTTGCAGTGAACGGTGCTGCATCGTTCATCGGTGCATTCCCGCTGACGATTGCGCCGATCTCGCTTGCCGTATCCGAGGTTGACGAGGGACACTGCAGGGTCGGCATGCCGATGACCGCATTGTTCTCCGCACTGCTCCTGCTCGTGCTCCTGCCCTGCGCGCCGCTGATGCAGGCACTTGCGGATTTTCCCGCCGTCCCCGCCATTGCGCTAGCGGCGACAGGTCTGCTGCTCCTCGCCCGCGGCGTTCAGATGCTCCCCAGTACGGAGGATGTCGGTCTGAGCGAGGGCGCTGTCATCGCCGTATTCCTCCTCGCGTCATATGATATAGCAACGGGGCTGACGCTCGCACTTATTCTCTGGACGCTGCTCACGGCGGCGAGCAGCCAGAAAATCGCGCGTGGAACATGGGGACTGACGGCATTCTTCGCCGTATTTGCCCTGCTCAAATGGATTCTGTAG